A stretch of Vigna angularis cultivar LongXiaoDou No.4 chromosome 4, ASM1680809v1, whole genome shotgun sequence DNA encodes these proteins:
- the LOC108330587 gene encoding temperature-induced lipocalin-1, translating into MAKEEMKVVKGVDLKRYMGRWYEIASFPSRFQPKDGENSRATYTLNEDGTVHVLNETWSGGKRGYIEGTAYKADPKSDEAKLKVRFYVPPFLPIIPVVGDYWVLFLDDDYQYALIGQPSRKCLWILCRQTNMDDAIYNQLVQNAISEGYDVSKLQKTPQSDPPPEAEEGSQDNKGIWWIKSLFGK; encoded by the exons ATGGCGAAGGAAGAGATGAAAGTTGTGAAGGGTGTGGACTTGAAAAGGTACATGGGTCGATGGTATGAGATTGCCTCATTCCCTTCGCGTTTTCAGCCAAAGGATGGTGAGAACAGCAGAGCCACATATACCCTTAACGAAGATGGTACTGTGCATGTGCTGAACGAGACATGGAGTGGTGGAAAGAGAGGCTACATAGAGGGTACTGCTTACAAGGCAGACCCAAAATCTGATGAAGCCAAGTTAAAGGTAAGATTTTATGTTCCACCTTTCTTGCCCATCATCCCTGTCGTTGGGGACTACTGGGTCCTCTTCCTTGATGACGATTATCAGTATGCTTTGATCGGCCAACCAAGCAGGAAATGCCTTTGG ATTTTATGCAGACAAACCAATATGGATGATGctatctacaatcaacttgttcaGAATGCTATTTCAGAAGGATATGATGTGAGCAAACTCCAGAAGACTCCACAGAGTGATCCGCCACCAGAGGCAGAAGAAGGATCCCAAGACAACAAAGGCATTTGGTGGATCAAATCTCTTTTTGGCAAATag
- the LOC108331476 gene encoding FIP1[V]-like protein: MEDDDEFGDLYTDVLRPFASPSSSASQPHQSSPAPSSIDLNLNLNAAQIPGDASIDISPASNQLSPSDTQEPPPAAAEEPTKIPDAEPQPDSNLASADAGIDPIDRDVKFDIEEEDDGGDGSPVIPGLAGEAPAEEGGEGDDWDTDSEDDLKIVLNENNHMAMERGGMGEGDEEEEDGDEELVIVAGGDPNQSVEEQEWGENAALAAGDGERKDVAGELAKAGGAVAPKIGYSNHGYHPFHSQFKYQYVRPGATLMPGATSSAPGGAPGQIRPLANMAGRGRGDWRPPGLKVPAAMQKGFHGGPGLPGWGSGTAGRGFGGGLEFTLPSHKTIFDVDIENFEDKPWKYPNVDTSDFFNFGLNEESWKDYCKQLEQLRLESTMQSKIRVYESGRTEQEYDPDLPPELAAATGIHDVPVENANSQKSDVRQSDVMKGSGTGRVRPPLPTGRAIQVEGGYGDRLPSIDTRPPRVRDSDAIIEIVLQDTEDDHSSAGFAQDPPDAGEPHREDFREDHVAGDEIPRLEPEYFDGFPQDYGGRKKELPGRRMPFINSSPANTANGDEKLSFPQEEPIEYSGSRGQNHRSYGGNFSSSHDERKMQRRVRGQSPPSTPIQELAADNKKEESVESMEGKHNTLSSPVIKNVRESSIEDKDNELEDTGTADGSSKLEKEETVDKVETLEDGVAKRQKLTSRVEQHLLDDVDDWEDSKAAKSSDNSKARSASSRDNHKRREGFEEEVVQDPRSAHHSSIRQHPDEIEQGFYRREHDAKQEPERNRMIIKGRERPYTYKDRHLSLGPQLHTNTDGFDGQKERENSDMDWARRDDDLYSRRVRNDEPRKRDRAKVRENERNDKEDNIHSRKLLDNGSYRVSYEKDVGYRDSRHRERDDGLRMRYEGVEDYHGKRRKDEEYLRREHIDKEEILHGYRENASRRRRERDEALDPRKRDDLQRTRDNPDDQYAARQKDEAWVLRERGDRQRDREDWHRMKQSHEELLPKREREEGRSSVRSGRGAEEKAWVGHVRAKDEHKLSEKEYQSREAMRHNDQLKRRDRIQDESPHHKGRDDVSVRGNQYTTEERRSRQERSSSRSDRVANASDNQKVKHREGSRKSKERDVSDPNSLGVSKRNQENQSGPTNEKGLKGSGDEDRAEHDILGHHSSKKQREDISSDDEQLDSRRGRSKLERWTSHKERDFSINNKSSSSLKFKDIDKDNNNNNGGSSEDGKPADDPAKTVDVNNQHLLSAEARDSADMENKDADPKEMGDRHLDTVERLKKRSERFKLPMPSEKEAIVIKKLESEPLPSAKTENPVDSEVKQERPARKRRWVTN; this comes from the exons ATGGAAGACGACGACGAGTTCGGAGATTTATACACTGACGTTCTCCGCCCCTTCGCTTCGCCTTCATCCTCTGCGTCTCAACCGCATCAATCTTCTCCTGCACCTTCTTCCATCGATCTCAACCTCAACCTAAACGCCGCTCAGATCCCCGGGGATGCATCCATCGATATTTCCCCTGCATCCAACCAGCTTTCTCCCTCCGACACGCAAGAACCGCCTCCCGCTGCTGCCGAGGAGCCGACCAAAATTCCCGACGCGGAACCTCAGCCGGATTCAAACCTCGCCAGTGCAGACGCGGGAATTGATCCGATCGATAGGGACGTGAAATTCGACATCGAGGAGGAGGACGACGGTGGCGATGGCTCGCCGGTTATTCCAGGCCTGGCCGGTGAGGCACCGGCTGAAGAAGGCGGGGAGGGAGATGATTGGGATACCGATAGCGAGGATGATTTGAAGATAGTGTTGAATGAGAACAACCACATGGCCATGGAACGGGGAGGGATGGGGGAGGGTGacgaggaagaggaagatgggGATGAAGAACTTGTGATTGTGGCAGGTGGTGATCCGAATCAGAGTGTGGAGGAGCAGGAGTGGGGCGAGAATGCGGCCCTGGCTGCTGGGGACGGTGAGAGGAAGGATGTCGCTGGCGAATTGGCCAAGGCTGGGGGTGCTGTGGCGCCGAAGATTGGGTATAGCAATCATGGATATCACCCCTTTCATTCCCAGTTTAAG TATCAGTATGTTAGGCCTGGTGCAACACTAATGCCTGGAGCTACTTCTTCTGCTCCAGGTGGGGCTCCTGGTCAGATTCGTCCACTTGCTAACATGGCTGGTCGAGGTAGAGGGGACTGGAGACCACCTGGACTAAAAGTGCCTGCTGCTATGCAAAAAGGTTTTCATGGAGGTCCTGGATTACCTGGTTGGGGCAGTGGTACTGCAGGGCGCGGTTTTGGTGGTGGATTGGAATTCACACTTCCCTCTCacaa GACTATATTTGATGTTGATATTGAGAATTTTGAGGACAAACCATGGAAATATCCAAATGTTGATACATCAGATTTTTTCAACTTCGGTTTGAATGAGGAGAGCTGGAAAGATTATTGCAAACAGCTg gagCAATTACGCTTGGAGTCTACAATGCAAAGCAAGATACGTGTTTATGAGAGTGGTCGAACAGAGCAG GAGTATGATCCAGACTTACCCCCTGAATTAGCTGCAGCTACTGGTATACACGATGTTCCTGTTGAAAATGCAAATTCTCAAAAGTCCGATGTCAGACAAAGTGATGTTATGAAAGGTTCTGGCACTGGACGCGTGCGACCACCACTA CCAACTGGAAGAGCAATACAGGTGGAAGGTGGTTATGGGGACCGGCTTCCTTCTATTGATACCCGTCCTCCCCGAGTCCGTGATTCAGATGCAATCATTGAG ATTGTTTTACAGGATACAGAAGATGACCATTCCTCTGCCGGATTTGCTCAAGATCCACCTGATGCTGGAGAACCCCATAGAGAGGATTTTAGAGAAGACCATGTAGCTGGAGACGAAATTCCAAGGTTGGAGCCAGAGTATTTTGATGGTTTCCCACAGGATTATGGTGGTCGAAAGAAGGAGCTTCCAGGAAGAAGAATGCCATTTATAAATTCCAGTCCTGCAAACACGGCTAATGGGGATGAAAAATTGTCATTCCCACAGGAAGAACCAATTGAGTACTCTGGTTCTAGGGGCCAAAATCATAGGTCCTATGGTGGCAATTTTAGCTCCTCTCATGATGAAAG GAAGATGCAAAGAAGAGTGCGTGGTCAGTCTCCTCCTAGTACTCCTATTCAAGAATTAGCAGCtgataataaaaaagaagagtCGGTTGAAAGCATGGAAGGTAAACATAATACACTTTCATCCCCTGTCATTAAAAACGTACGGGAGTCCAGTATAGAAGACAAAGATAACGAACTTGAGGACACTGGGACAGCTGATGGAAGTTCCAAATTGGAAAAGGAGGAAACAGTAGACAAAGTAGAAACCCTTGAGGATGGGGTGGCAAAGAGACAGAAATTAACATCCCGAGTTGAGCAACATTTGCTGGATGATGTTGATGATTGGGAGGACTCAAAAGCTGCAAAAAGTAGTGATAACAGCAAAGCAAGATCAGCAAGCAGCAGGGATAACCATAAGCGGCGGGAAGGTTTTGAAGAAGAAGTAGTTCAGGATCCACGATCAGCACATCATAGTAGCATCAGACAGCACCCGGATGAAATTGAGCAGGGATTTTATAGAAGAGAGCATGATGCCAAGCAAGAACCTGAACGAAATCGCATGATAATTAAAGGTAGAGAGAGACCATACACTTACAAGGACCGGCATCTTAGCTTAGGTCCTCAGTTGCACACAAATACTGATGGATTTGATGGacaaaaagaaagggaaaattCTGACATGGATTGGGCACGGAGAGATGATGATCTCTATAGCAGAAGGGTTAGAAATGATGAACCAAGAAAGAGGGATAGGGCTAAGGTTcgagaaaatgagagaaatgaCAAAGAAGATAACATTCATTCTAGAAAACTATTGGATAATGGTAGCTACAGGGTTTCGTATGAAAAGGATGTTGGTTATAGAGACTCAAGACATAGGGAAAGAGATGACGGCTTGAGGATGAGGTATGAAGGTGTGGAGGATTACCATGGCAAGAGGAGGAAGGATGAGGAATATCTTAGGAGGGAGCATATTGACAAAGAAGAAATTCTTCATGGCTACAGGGAAAATGCTAGTCGGCGCAGGAGAGAAAGAGATGAAGCTTTGGATCCACGAAAGAGGGATGACCTGCAAAGAACTAGAGATAACCCTGATGATCAATATGCTGCTAGGCAGAAAGATGAGGCATGGGTATTGAGGGAGAGGGGTGATAGGCAGAGAGATAGGGAGGATTGGCATCGGATGAAACAATCCCATGAAGAACTCCTACCTAAGCGTGAGAGAGAAGAAGGGCGGAGTTCTGTAAGAAGTGGGCGAGGAGCTGAAGAAAAAGCATGGGTTGGTCATGTTAGGGCTAAAGATGAACATAAACTTTCTGAGAAGGAATACCAATCCAGAGAAGCAATGCGTCACAATGATCAATTGAAGAGAAGGGACCGAATTCAGGATGAAAGTCCACATCATAAGGGCCGTGACGATGTGTCTGTGCGCGGCAATCAATATACTACTGAGGAAAGGCGATCTAGGCAGGAAAGGTCAAGTAGTCGTAGTGATCGTGTTGCTAATGCTTCAGATAACCAAAAAGTTAAGCATAGAGAAGGCTCAAGGAAAAGCAAAGAACGTGATGTTAGTGACCCTAATAGTTTAGGCGTGTCcaagagaaatcaagaaaatcaaaGTGGTCCAACCAATGAGAAG GGCTTGAAAGGATCTGGTGACGAAGACCGTGCTGAGCATGATATTCTAGGGCACCACTCATCCAAAAAACAGCGGGAAGACATTTCCTCAGATGATGAACAGCTAGATTCTCGCCGAGGACGTTCTAAATTAGAACGCTGGACAAGCCATAAAGAAAGAGATTTCAGTATCAACAACAAATCCTCTTCTTCGTTGAAGttcaaagacattgataaggataataataacaacaacggTGGATCTTCTGAAGATGGGAAACCTGCGGATGATCCTGCTAAAACTGTCGATGTTAATAACCAACATCTCTTGTCGGCTGAAGCAAGGGATTCTGCAGATATGGAGAATAAGGATGCTGATCCAAAAGAAATGGGAGATCGGCACCTTGATACAGTTGAGAGGTTGAAAAAGCGTAGCGAAAGGTTCAAGCTCCCTATGCCAAGTGAAAAAGAGGCCATAGTCATCAAGAAGTTAGAAAGTGAACCTCTCCCTTCTGCCAAAACTGAAAATCCAGTAGATTCAGAAGTCAAACAAGAACGACCTGCCCGAAAAAGAAGATGGGTCACTAACTGA
- the LOC108329901 gene encoding uncharacterized protein LOC108329901, translating to MSRGRSDSGGWLRGCLVVFAVVSALGVCGPALYWRFKNAISLRNSHNKFSCPPCLCNCPPPLSLFQLAPGLANLSVSDCGSNDPDLKEEMEKQFVDLLSEELKLQESVTEANTRHMNITLAEARRVASQYQREADKCIAATETCEQARERAEAILIKERKITAVWERRARQMGWEAE from the exons ATGTCACGGGGGAGATCTGATTCTGGTGGTTGGTTGAGGGGGTGTTTGGTGGTGTTCGCGGTGGTTTCCGCCTTGGGAGTGTGTGGGCCTGCGCTCTACTGGCGATTCAAGAACGCCATCTCTCTCCGCAATTCCCACAACAAATTCTCTTGCCCTCCTTGCCTCTGCAACTGCCCTCCCCCACTATCGCTATTCCAACTCGCTCCTG GATTGGCGAATCTCTCTGTCTCAG ATTGTGGAAGTAATGACCCGGATCTAAAGGAGGAGATGGAGAAGCAGTTTGTGGACCTTCTAAGCGAAGAGTTGAAGTTGCAAGAGTCTGTTACTGAGGCAAACACCCGGCACATGAACATAACTTTGGCTGAAGCAAGAAGAGTGGCATCTCAGTATCAGAGAGAGGCTGACAAATGTATTGCTGCAACTGAAACATGTGAGCAGGCAAGAGAACGAGCTGAGGCCATACTCATCAAGGAGAGAAAGATAACTGCGGTGTGGGAGCGACGTGCTCGTCAAATGGGTTGGGAAGCAGAATAA